A genomic window from Labeo rohita strain BAU-BD-2019 chromosome 6, IGBB_LRoh.1.0, whole genome shotgun sequence includes:
- the slc19a1 gene encoding reduced folate transporter isoform X2 — protein sequence MVKVTNEINPVLSYSYMAVLVPVFLLTDYLRYKPVLILQSLSHVSIWLLLLLGTSLLEMQFMEFFYGITMAARVAYSSYIFSLVPAAVYQRVASYSRSSVLMGVFTSSVLGQMCVSLGRVSYWTLSAVSLGFVTFGLLLSLCLPWPKRSLFFNQARLEEERKEAAQSELARMKPGNEKDGSVAAQGSNHKSPSWTNSVFVQMLKELKNVVKVPSLRLWSLWWVFNSTGYYLVLFYVHILWNKVYPATENKHVYNGAVEAASTLLGAITSFAAGYVKIRWNLWSELVIGLITGAQAILLLVMGVTNDIWICYVVYALFKGFYQFLVPIAIFQIASSLTKELCALVFGVNTFLATILKTIVTLIVADKRGLALDVHSQFFVYFFYFTLLTVIYLSCSAFIITCHYRNQRAVEETTEEVAIATELSPMTTAASEGTTAHNGTTIKT from the exons ATGGTGAAG GTTACAAATGAGATCAACCCAGTCCTCTCATATTCCTATATGGCCGTGCTGGTGCCTGTTTTTCTACTGACAGATTACCTACGGTACAAGCCAGTGCTTATCCTTCAGAGTTTGAGTCATGTTTCCATTTGGCTCTTGCTGCTTTTGGGAACCTCGTTGCTGGAGATGCAGTTCATGGagttcttttatggcatcacCATGGCTGCCCGTGTGGCGTACTCCTCGTACATTTTCTCACTAGTACCAGCTGCTGTTTACCAGCGTGTAGCCAGCTATTCTCGCTCATCTGTGCTCATGGGCGTCTTCACAAGCTCTGTGCTAGGTCAGATGTGTGTGTCTCTAGGACGTGTATCATACTGGACGTTAAGTGCAGTCTCTCTGGGGTTTGTCACTTTTGGGTTACTCTTGTCCTTATGCCTACCATGGCCCAAGCGTAGCTTGTTTTTCAACCAAGCCCGTCTGGAAGAGGAAAGGAAGGAAGCAGCTCAATCGGAATTGGCCAGAATGAAGCCTGGCAATGAGAAGGATGGCAGTGTGGCTGCACAAGGCAGTAACCACAAATCCCCTTCCTGGACAAATTCAGTGTTTGTTCAAATGCTGAAGGAGTTAAAGAATGTAGTGAAAGTACCTAGTTTAAGACTTTGGAGCTTGTGGTGGGTGTTCAACTCCACTggttattatttagttttattttatgtacacaTCTTGTGGAATAAAGTCTACCCTGCCACAGAGAACAAACATGTCTACAATGGAGCGGTTGAAGCTGCCTCTACATTATTAG GTGCAATCACATCGTTTGCAGCAGGCTATGTGAAAATTCGATGGAACCTTTGGTCTGAACTGGTGATTGGATTGATCACTGGGGCACAGGCCATTCTACTGCTTGTCATGGGCGTAACAAATGATATCTGGATTTGCTATGTGGTATATGCTCTGTTCAAAGGCTTCTACCAGTTTCTAGTTCCAATCGCTAT tTTCCAGATTGCCTCCTCTCTCACTAAAGAACTGTGTGCTTTAGTGTTTGGAGTAAACACTTTTCTTGCAACAATCCTGAAAACGATCGTCACTCTCATTGTGGCAGATAAGAGGGGATTGGCTTTGGATGTTCACTCTCAG ttttttgtttatttcttttacttCACTCTGCTGACAGTGATTTATCTGAGCTGTAGTGCCTTTATCATCACGTGTCATTACCGCAATCAAAGAGCAGTGGAGGAGACTACAGAGGAAGTGGCCATAGCCACTGAACTTAGTCCCATGACAACAGCTGCTAGTGAAGGCACAACGGCACATAATGGAACCACCATCAAGACATGA